The Triplophysa rosa linkage group LG3, Trosa_1v2, whole genome shotgun sequence genome has a segment encoding these proteins:
- the ccdc77 gene encoding coiled-coil domain-containing protein 77 isoform X1 produces MLCAAGTCFNTSSRLPVSNRRRVFKLKWTKACRLKLKMHSPPTKENQRESPSRLCVGVSRESPLPSISERLAYLRPSRELLEFYRQKVAQFDGEHEDLLQMLEKYRGTAEEQHKLQWEVRQREEEIAELQKALSDMQVYLFQEREQALRLYAENDRLKIRELEDRKKIQHLLALVGPDPGEITYFHREPPHKVTIPQRKIQPRSLEDSKVAKPSKLGSAKGSRKSCKEGKDARSSEQHKQDNQTLLLQVEALQAQMEEQTRLAKEQVEALLEDRRIHLEERQVQQKRDQDGSTALTDKLQRTQNLLYESTKDFLQLKFESRAHEKGWMVEKDRLLRELDSCQERLRASRSHPEQRPPSVEPPFLTQPGRETSQTRREEIRALQEELKQTHKLADMYREQCVTLETDLSQIREQGDVGREIFKERSDKMAKRLQLMTQRYEALEKRRALEVEGFKTDIKHLRQKVKDVEKLLFKLTLSASPDKNMAMLQEVRQSNKRTLRVQNELKTLKAKIYKLENELKS; encoded by the exons ATGTTGTGCGCTGCAGGGACGTGCTTTAATACCAGCTCGAGACTTCCGGTTTCTAACCGGCGGCGTGTTTTTAAACTGAAGTGGACGAAAGCCTGCAG ACTGAAACTAAAGATGCATTCTCCGCCCACAAAGGAGAATCAAAGAGAAAG CCCGTCCCGTCTCTGTGTTGGTGTCAGTCGTGAGTCTCCTCTGCCCTCCATCTCTGAGCGTCTGGCGTACCTGCGGCCGTCCCGGGAGCTGCTGGAGTTCTACAGACAGAAGGTGGCTCAGTTTGATGGAGAACACGAGGATCTGCTGCAGATGCTGGAGAAATACAGAGGCACCGCTGAGGAGCAG CACAAGTTGCAGTGGGAAGTCCGTCAGCGCGAGGAGGAAATCGCGGAGCTCCAGAAAGCTCTCAGTGATATGCAGGTGTATCTCTTCCAGGAGAGAGAGCAAGCGCTCCGTCTGTACGCCGAGAACGACCGGCTGAAAATCAG AGAGCTGGAGGACCGGAAGAAgatccagcatcttttagcgctcgTGGGTCCAGATCCGGGCGAGATCACCTATTTTCACCGCGAACCTCCACACAAG GTCACTATTCCTCAAAGGAAGATCCAGCCGAGATCACTGGAGGATTCAAAGGTGGCAAAACCTTCAAAGCTTGGATCAGCAAAAG GAAGCAGAAAATCATGTAAAGAGGGAAAAGATGCTAGAAGTTCAGAGCAACACAAGCAAGACAACCAGACGTTACTGCTGCAG GTGGAGGCGCTGCAGGCTCAGATGGAAGAGCAGACTCGGTTGGCTAAAGAACAGGTGGAGGCACTGCTGGAGGACAGACGCATTCATCTGGAGGAGAGACAGGTGCAGCAGAAGCGTGACCAGGATGGAAGCACAGCCCTCACGGACAA ACTCCAGCGCACACAGAACCTTCTGTACGAGAGCACCAAAGACTTCCTGCAGCTGAAGTTTGAGAGTCGAGCTCACGAGAAGGGCTGGATGGTTGAGAAGGACCGTCTGCTGCGTGAGCTGGACTCGTGTCAGGAGAGACTCCGAGCGAGCCGCAGTCATCCCGAGCAGCGGCCTCCATCCGTAGAGCCTCCGTTTCTCACACAGCCCGGCAGAGAGACCAGCCAGACTCGCCGAGAAGAGATCAGG GCTTTGCAGGAGGAGCTGAAACAGACTCATAAACTAGCCGACATGTACCGAGAGCAGTGTGTGACGCTAGAGACTGACCTCTCCCAGATCAGAGAACAGGGAGATGTTGGTCGAGAGATATTCAAG GAGCGCTCCGATAAGATGGCCAAGCGTCTTCAGCTGATGACTCAACGCTATGAAGCTCTGGAGAAGAGACGTGCCCTGGAGGTCGAGGGGTTTAAGACCGACATCAAACATCTGAGGCAGAAAGTCAAAGATGTGGAGAAACTACTTTTCAAA CTGACGCTCAGCGCGAGTCCTGACAAGAATATGGCGATGCTACAGGAAGTGCGACAGAGCAACAAACGCACGCTCAGAGTCCAGAATGAACTGAAGACCCTAAAAGCAAAAATCTACAAACTGGAGAATgaactgaaatcctga
- the ccdc77 gene encoding coiled-coil domain-containing protein 77 isoform X2 codes for MLCAAGTCFNTSSRLPVSNRRRVFKLKWTKACRLKLKMHSPPTKENQRESRESPLPSISERLAYLRPSRELLEFYRQKVAQFDGEHEDLLQMLEKYRGTAEEQHKLQWEVRQREEEIAELQKALSDMQVYLFQEREQALRLYAENDRLKIRELEDRKKIQHLLALVGPDPGEITYFHREPPHKVTIPQRKIQPRSLEDSKVAKPSKLGSAKGSRKSCKEGKDARSSEQHKQDNQTLLLQVEALQAQMEEQTRLAKEQVEALLEDRRIHLEERQVQQKRDQDGSTALTDKLQRTQNLLYESTKDFLQLKFESRAHEKGWMVEKDRLLRELDSCQERLRASRSHPEQRPPSVEPPFLTQPGRETSQTRREEIRALQEELKQTHKLADMYREQCVTLETDLSQIREQGDVGREIFKERSDKMAKRLQLMTQRYEALEKRRALEVEGFKTDIKHLRQKVKDVEKLLFKLTLSASPDKNMAMLQEVRQSNKRTLRVQNELKTLKAKIYKLENELKS; via the exons ATGTTGTGCGCTGCAGGGACGTGCTTTAATACCAGCTCGAGACTTCCGGTTTCTAACCGGCGGCGTGTTTTTAAACTGAAGTGGACGAAAGCCTGCAG ACTGAAACTAAAGATGCATTCTCCGCCCACAAAGGAGAATCAAAGAGAAAG TCGTGAGTCTCCTCTGCCCTCCATCTCTGAGCGTCTGGCGTACCTGCGGCCGTCCCGGGAGCTGCTGGAGTTCTACAGACAGAAGGTGGCTCAGTTTGATGGAGAACACGAGGATCTGCTGCAGATGCTGGAGAAATACAGAGGCACCGCTGAGGAGCAG CACAAGTTGCAGTGGGAAGTCCGTCAGCGCGAGGAGGAAATCGCGGAGCTCCAGAAAGCTCTCAGTGATATGCAGGTGTATCTCTTCCAGGAGAGAGAGCAAGCGCTCCGTCTGTACGCCGAGAACGACCGGCTGAAAATCAG AGAGCTGGAGGACCGGAAGAAgatccagcatcttttagcgctcgTGGGTCCAGATCCGGGCGAGATCACCTATTTTCACCGCGAACCTCCACACAAG GTCACTATTCCTCAAAGGAAGATCCAGCCGAGATCACTGGAGGATTCAAAGGTGGCAAAACCTTCAAAGCTTGGATCAGCAAAAG GAAGCAGAAAATCATGTAAAGAGGGAAAAGATGCTAGAAGTTCAGAGCAACACAAGCAAGACAACCAGACGTTACTGCTGCAG GTGGAGGCGCTGCAGGCTCAGATGGAAGAGCAGACTCGGTTGGCTAAAGAACAGGTGGAGGCACTGCTGGAGGACAGACGCATTCATCTGGAGGAGAGACAGGTGCAGCAGAAGCGTGACCAGGATGGAAGCACAGCCCTCACGGACAA ACTCCAGCGCACACAGAACCTTCTGTACGAGAGCACCAAAGACTTCCTGCAGCTGAAGTTTGAGAGTCGAGCTCACGAGAAGGGCTGGATGGTTGAGAAGGACCGTCTGCTGCGTGAGCTGGACTCGTGTCAGGAGAGACTCCGAGCGAGCCGCAGTCATCCCGAGCAGCGGCCTCCATCCGTAGAGCCTCCGTTTCTCACACAGCCCGGCAGAGAGACCAGCCAGACTCGCCGAGAAGAGATCAGG GCTTTGCAGGAGGAGCTGAAACAGACTCATAAACTAGCCGACATGTACCGAGAGCAGTGTGTGACGCTAGAGACTGACCTCTCCCAGATCAGAGAACAGGGAGATGTTGGTCGAGAGATATTCAAG GAGCGCTCCGATAAGATGGCCAAGCGTCTTCAGCTGATGACTCAACGCTATGAAGCTCTGGAGAAGAGACGTGCCCTGGAGGTCGAGGGGTTTAAGACCGACATCAAACATCTGAGGCAGAAAGTCAAAGATGTGGAGAAACTACTTTTCAAA CTGACGCTCAGCGCGAGTCCTGACAAGAATATGGCGATGCTACAGGAAGTGCGACAGAGCAACAAACGCACGCTCAGAGTCCAGAATGAACTGAAGACCCTAAAAGCAAAAATCTACAAACTGGAGAATgaactgaaatcctga